One part of the Malus sylvestris chromosome 2, drMalSylv7.2, whole genome shotgun sequence genome encodes these proteins:
- the LOC126613768 gene encoding malate dehydrogenase, glyoxysomal-like — translation MQQQPSPEVNANQRIARISAHLDPPNLQMENAATVSRLNCRAKGGAAGFKVAILGAAGGIGQPLALLMKMNPLVSVLHLYDVVNTPGVTSDISHMDTGAVVRGFLGQQQLEEALTGMELVIIPAGVPRKPGMTRDDLFNINAGIVKTISEAIARCCPYAIVNVISNPVNSTVPIAAEVFKKAGTFDPKKLLGVTMLDVVRANTFVAEVLGLDPRDIDVPVVGGHAGVTILPLLSQVKPPCSFTPKEVDYLTDRIQNGGTEVVEAKAGAGSATLSMAYAAVKFADACLRGLRGDAGVVECAFLASQVTELPFFASKVRLGRTGAEEIYPLGPLNEYERAGLEKAKKELAASIQKGVSFVRK, via the exons ATGCAGCAGCAGCCGAGCCCAGAAGTAAACGCGAATCAACGGATTGCTAGAATTTCCGCCCATTTGGACCCACCAAATCTCCAGATGGAGAACGCTGCCACTGTTAGCCGCTTGAATTGCCGCGCCAAGGGTGGCGCCGCTGGTTTCAAAGTAGCCATACTTGGAGCAGCCGGCGGCATAGGCCAGCCTCTCGCCTTGTTAATGAAGATGAACCCCTTGGTCTCCGTTCTCCACCTATACGACGTCGTCAACACCCCCGGCGTCACCTCCGATATCAGCCACATGGACACCGGCGCCGTA GTGCGCGGGTTTTTGGGGCAGCAGCAGCTGGAGGAAGCGCTGACCGGAATGGAGCTGGTGATCATTCCGGCCGGTGTGCCCCGAAAACCCGGAATGACAAGGGACGatttgttcaacatcaatgccggAATCGTCAAGACGATCAGTGAAGCAATCGCCAGGTGCTGTCCGTATGCCATTGTTAACGTGATTAGCAACCCTGTGAACTCCACAGTTCCCATTGCTGctgaagttttcaaaaaagcTGGTACCTTTGATCCTAAGAAACTATTGGGAGTCACCATGCTTGATGTTGTTAGAGCCAATACTTTTGTG GCAGAGGTTCTGGGTCTTGATCCTAGGGACATCGACGTCCCCGTTGTTGGGGGTCATGCAGGGGTTACAATTTTGCCTCTTCTGTCTCAG GTTAAACCTCCATGCTCTTTCACCCCAAAAGAAGTTGATTACCTAACAGATCGCATTCAGAATGGTGGCACTGAGGTGGTTGAG GCAAAAGCTGGAGCTGGTTCTGCAACATTATCAATG GCATATGCTGCTGTTAAATTTGCAGACGCATGCCTCCGTGGCTTGCGAGGAGATGCTGGGGTTGTCGAATGTGCATTTTTGGCTTCTCAG GTGACTGAACTTCCCTTCTTTGCATCCAAGGTGCGGCTTGGCCGTACCGGAGCCGAGGAAATCTACCCTCTTGGCCCCCTGAATGAGTATGAGAG GGCTGGCTTGGagaaggcaaagaaagaacTAGCAGCAAGCATTCAGAAGGGGGTTTCTTTCGTCAGAAAATGA